The following coding sequences are from one Nitrospirota bacterium window:
- a CDS encoding tetratricopeptide repeat protein yields the protein MHRGGGEPGRPPRAARPAQRAGPLVDRRVHVGPCLRFHPGLPGRNPRAMIGERLRGNKAHPFILLGAVGLAYLNAFAGAFQFDDYNVIVEAQAVQSWASWWHDLSQSIRPLLKASYTLNWTSGAGLFGFHLVNLLVHAGNVLLVYTLSRRILANTEAVRADLVAGASLLTSLLFALHPVQTEAVTYVSGRSASLMTLFYLASLLTYVRGCEGQQSWRMASLSPFFFLCALAVKETAVTLPAALLLWELTVRTDRASWGTILRRQAAHWLLLIAALGLLLLHPRYEWLLGVSLGARSLGDNLLTQIHGIAYLLSQVLWPNQLNIDPDLPVITSWTSGLTAEAIGLALLAALGLVNLPRRPWLAFGILWFMLQLLPTNSVLPRLDVANDRQLYLAGWGLFLGGVVALVKLLARGLASVGEGYGSYFIRRVGLTAAALLLPLLLGWMTIERNADYRTEIALWEQTVSLSPNKPRAWNNLGYAYFLAGRQTEAREAYQTALRLDPRFALADNNLALLTLQ from the coding sequence ATGCATCGCGGCGGCGGTGAACCGGGACGGCCGCCGCGTGCTGCTCGTCCTGCTCAACGCGCCGGACCGTTGGTGGACCGCCGTGTCCATGTTGGACCATGCCTTCGGTTCCACCCAGGTCTCCCGGGCCGGAACCCCCGCGCCATGATCGGCGAACGACTGCGCGGCAACAAGGCCCACCCGTTCATCCTGCTCGGCGCCGTGGGCCTTGCCTACCTCAACGCCTTTGCCGGCGCCTTCCAGTTCGACGACTACAACGTCATCGTGGAGGCCCAAGCTGTCCAGAGCTGGGCCTCCTGGTGGCACGACCTGTCCCAGAGCATCCGCCCCCTGTTGAAAGCCAGCTACACGCTCAATTGGACATCGGGCGCCGGGCTGTTCGGCTTTCATCTCGTCAACCTGCTCGTGCATGCGGGCAACGTGCTGCTGGTCTATACCCTGTCCCGCAGAATCCTCGCGAACACGGAGGCTGTGCGCGCCGACCTGGTCGCCGGCGCCTCTCTCCTGACTTCGCTCCTCTTTGCATTGCACCCGGTCCAGACGGAGGCCGTCACCTATGTCAGCGGCCGATCGGCCTCGCTCATGACGCTCTTCTACCTGGCCAGTCTGTTGACCTACGTCCGAGGATGCGAGGGGCAACAGTCCTGGCGGATGGCCTCCCTGTCGCCGTTCTTCTTCCTCTGCGCGCTGGCCGTCAAGGAAACCGCCGTGACTCTTCCGGCGGCGCTACTCCTATGGGAACTGACCGTCAGGACGGACCGGGCCTCCTGGGGAACCATCCTCCGGCGGCAGGCGGCTCACTGGCTGCTGTTGATCGCGGCGCTCGGCCTCCTGCTGCTGCATCCTCGATACGAATGGCTGCTGGGCGTCAGCCTTGGGGCTCGGAGCCTAGGCGACAACCTGCTCACGCAGATTCACGGCATCGCCTATCTCCTATCCCAGGTCCTCTGGCCGAACCAGCTCAACATCGATCCGGACTTGCCCGTCATCACGAGCTGGACTTCCGGCCTGACGGCCGAAGCGATTGGACTGGCCCTGCTTGCGGCGTTGGGGCTTGTGAATCTCCCCCGGCGGCCATGGCTAGCCTTCGGCATCTTGTGGTTCATGCTGCAGTTGCTCCCGACCAATTCGGTCCTGCCCCGGCTCGATGTCGCCAACGACCGGCAACTGTATCTCGCTGGTTGGGGGCTCTTCCTGGGCGGGGTGGTGGCCTTGGTGAAACTGCTCGCCCGAGGACTCGCTTCGGTTGGGGAAGGATATGGCAGCTACTTCATCCGTCGCGTTGGGCTGACGGCTGCCGCGCTGCTCCTGCCGCTCCTCCTCGGTTGGATGACGATCGAACGGAACGCCGACTATCGGACGGAGATCGCGCTCTGGGAACAGACGGTGAGCCTCTCTCCAAACAAGCCCCGCGCCTGGAATAACCTGGGCTATGCCTACTTCCTCGCCGGACGCCAGACCGAGGCCAGGGAGGCCTATCAGACCGCCCTGCGCCTGGACCCGAGATTCGCACTGGCCGACAACAACCTGGCTCTGTTGACCTTGCAGTAG
- the lexA gene encoding transcriptional repressor LexA → MALQLTNRQELILNFVEQYTAAHHYPPTLREIADHHGLSSLNGVKKHLSALAKKGRLVRKAGARRALHLTRDASQVDGVSVPILGRIAAGPPLLAEEQVLDRVVLDRSLVRWDRPFLLRVKGDSMVGAGILDGDHVLVKAQDQAEPGELVVALLDDEATVKRLARTADGYELQPENPKYAPIPLTPDGPVVRILGKVQGVLRLPSLV, encoded by the coding sequence ATGGCTCTGCAACTAACCAATCGCCAGGAACTGATCCTGAATTTCGTCGAACAGTACACCGCCGCCCACCATTACCCGCCCACGCTACGTGAGATTGCCGATCACCACGGACTGTCGAGTCTCAACGGCGTGAAGAAGCACCTCAGCGCGCTGGCAAAAAAGGGACGTCTGGTCCGCAAGGCGGGGGCGCGCCGGGCGCTCCACCTCACCCGTGATGCTTCGCAGGTAGACGGGGTGTCGGTGCCGATCCTTGGACGCATCGCGGCCGGGCCGCCGCTGCTTGCGGAGGAGCAAGTGCTCGACCGGGTGGTGCTGGATCGATCGCTTGTCCGTTGGGACAGGCCCTTCCTCTTGAGGGTGAAGGGGGACAGCATGGTCGGCGCGGGGATTCTGGATGGGGACCACGTGTTGGTGAAAGCCCAGGATCAGGCAGAACCGGGCGAGTTGGTTGTGGCGTTGCTGGATGACGAGGCTACGGTCAAACGGCTGGCCAGAACTGCCGACGGGTATGAATTGCAGCCGGAGAATCCCAAGTATGCGCCGATTCCGCTGACGCCCGATGGCCCGGTGGTCCGCATTTTGGGCAAGGTGCAAGGGGTGCTCCGTCTCCCCTCTCTGGTTTAA
- a CDS encoding class I SAM-dependent methyltransferase produces the protein MPTSNFQSHFSTAQSVDQALAAVESRLDKLNLPVLEQKLGCSLDRLMRVAAAEPGAQWALRFSDEKAFLLSLAEDAARSELGRFLLCARGLNWRATDLLFDPAYQATLRQQERDHSLGLFDRLAFFTCPLFLATRERFRIFQQQTQPLVTDGTVLASLPCGRMRDLLSLDYAHLGQEVRLVGLDKDPEALQGAQTLATEMQTMRPARCAVEFLACDILKPNLTETGIREKFDVVTSNGLNIYLNDDQCRTFYRHVHEALKPGGTFITSHIVPAEEYRWDQINRDHWHLQAIILTVLIGALWEPRVKPAQLVRKQLDAAGFREVRTRPDLQGIFPTFVAKKPR, from the coding sequence ATGCCTACGAGTAACTTCCAATCGCACTTTTCCACCGCGCAGTCCGTGGACCAGGCCCTCGCGGCGGTGGAAAGCCGGCTGGACAAACTCAATCTCCCCGTGTTGGAACAGAAGCTGGGGTGCAGTCTGGATCGGCTGATGCGCGTGGCGGCGGCAGAGCCTGGGGCCCAGTGGGCATTGCGGTTTTCCGATGAGAAGGCGTTTCTGCTATCGCTGGCGGAAGATGCGGCCCGCAGCGAACTCGGCCGCTTCCTGCTCTGCGCGCGGGGGTTGAACTGGCGCGCCACCGACCTCCTGTTCGATCCGGCCTATCAGGCAACGCTCCGCCAACAGGAGCGTGACCACAGCCTGGGCCTGTTCGATCGGTTGGCCTTCTTCACCTGCCCTCTGTTCCTCGCAACGCGGGAGCGCTTCCGCATCTTTCAGCAACAAACACAGCCGTTGGTCACGGACGGAACCGTCCTGGCCAGCCTGCCCTGCGGGCGGATGCGGGACCTGCTCAGCCTGGATTATGCTCACCTCGGGCAGGAGGTTCGGCTCGTCGGCCTCGACAAAGACCCGGAAGCGCTGCAGGGAGCTCAGACCCTTGCCACCGAGATGCAAACGATGCGGCCTGCGCGGTGCGCCGTAGAGTTTCTCGCCTGCGACATTCTTAAGCCCAACCTGACCGAGACCGGCATTCGCGAGAAGTTCGACGTCGTTACCAGCAACGGGTTGAACATCTACCTCAACGACGACCAATGTCGGACCTTCTACCGTCACGTGCATGAGGCCCTGAAGCCGGGGGGAACCTTTATCACCAGCCACATCGTGCCTGCCGAGGAATACCGGTGGGACCAGATCAACCGGGACCATTGGCACCTGCAAGCAATCATCTTGACTGTGCTGATCGGCGCGCTCTGGGAGCCGCGGGTGAAGCCGGCACAACTGGTGCGAAAACAGTTGGACGCGGCGGGATTCCGGGAGGTGCGGACCCGCCCGGACTTACAGGGCATCTTTCCGACCTTCGTTGCGAAGAAACCCCGGTAG
- a CDS encoding DNA-3-methyladenine glycosylase I: protein MERCAWAADAGELMIRYHDEEWGQPVHDDRLLFEFLILEGAQAGLSWATILKKREGYRAAFDRFDAFIIARYGQRKVRQLLGNAGIVRNRLKIAAAIQNAKAFLAVQQEFGSFDAYLWRFVGGKPKVHRRPIRKPTPDKTPESDALSKDLAKRGFKFVGSTICYAFMQAVGMVNDHRINCFRYRQLR, encoded by the coding sequence ATGGAGCGTTGCGCCTGGGCCGCCGATGCCGGCGAACTGATGATCCGCTACCATGATGAGGAATGGGGTCAGCCGGTGCACGACGACCGGTTGCTGTTCGAATTCTTGATCTTGGAGGGGGCCCAGGCCGGCCTCAGCTGGGCCACGATTTTAAAAAAACGCGAGGGCTATCGCGCCGCCTTCGATCGCTTCGATGCCTTCATCATCGCTCGCTACGGCCAGCGTAAAGTCCGGCAACTGCTCGGCAACGCAGGCATCGTGCGCAATCGGCTCAAGATCGCGGCGGCCATCCAGAACGCCAAGGCCTTCCTGGCCGTGCAGCAAGAATTCGGGAGCTTCGATGCCTACCTCTGGCGGTTTGTCGGGGGCAAGCCAAAAGTTCACCGCCGGCCAATACGCAAGCCGACGCCGGACAAGACCCCTGAGTCGGATGCGTTGAGCAAGGACCTGGCCAAACGCGGGTTCAAGTTCGTCGGCTCGACGATCTGCTACGCCTTCATGCAGGCCGTCGGCATGGTCAACGACCATCGGATCAATTGTTTTCGCTACCGGCAGCTCCGCTAA
- a CDS encoding NAD(P)-dependent oxidoreductase: MHIGFLGAGLLGRPMAERLQAAGHQVTIYNRTQEKIADLPKVGIAVAAQPEAAIRAGACVILMLADAGAIRRMLLSPAGKAELKGRTVIQMGTIGPQESRAIQQEVQAAGGEYLEAPVLGSIAEAKTQRLLVMVGGTEAQFTRWAGLLKSFGPELRLIGPVGKAAALKLALNQLIAAEIAAFSLSVGLVQREGIPVEMFMGILRQSALFAPAFEKKLPRLLARNYADPNFSTKNLLKDLNLFLDEAKGLGLNPDCASGVRQLLQQAVAQGLADVDYSAVHSLVNPSDTNKG, translated from the coding sequence ATGCATATCGGATTTTTGGGGGCTGGGCTGTTGGGACGGCCGATGGCGGAGCGGCTACAGGCTGCGGGTCATCAGGTCACGATCTATAACCGCACACAGGAGAAGATTGCGGATCTGCCGAAGGTCGGGATCGCCGTGGCGGCGCAGCCAGAGGCGGCGATTCGCGCCGGAGCCTGTGTGATCCTGATGCTGGCGGATGCGGGCGCTATCCGCCGTATGTTGCTGTCACCGGCAGGGAAGGCAGAGCTCAAGGGCCGGACCGTGATTCAGATGGGCACGATCGGGCCGCAGGAAAGCCGGGCGATCCAACAGGAAGTACAGGCGGCCGGCGGAGAGTATCTGGAAGCGCCGGTCTTGGGCAGCATTGCCGAGGCAAAGACACAGAGACTGCTGGTCATGGTGGGCGGCACGGAAGCGCAGTTCACCCGCTGGGCCGGGCTGCTCAAGAGCTTCGGCCCCGAGCTGCGGTTGATCGGTCCGGTGGGCAAGGCCGCCGCGCTCAAGCTGGCGCTCAACCAGCTCATCGCGGCGGAAATCGCAGCCTTCTCGTTGAGCGTGGGATTAGTGCAGCGGGAGGGCATTCCCGTCGAAATGTTCATGGGCATCCTGCGCCAGAGCGCCCTCTTCGCCCCGGCTTTCGAGAAAAAGCTGCCGCGCCTGCTGGCGCGTAACTATGCCGATCCCAACTTCTCCACGAAGAATTTATTGAAAGATCTGAACCTCTTTCTCGACGAGGCCAAGGGCCTCGGACTCAATCCCGACTGCGCATCCGGGGTGCGCCAGCTCTTGCAGCAAGCCGTCGCCCAGGGCCTGGCCGACGTGGACTATTCGGCGGTCCATAGCCTGGTGAACCCATCCGACACGAACAAGGGATAA
- a CDS encoding formylglycine-generating enzyme family protein: MKRRPPSFDPCRVSVAWKNRDQPTWASGKRPASCMRRRILLLSLKRSPAVTGADDETADRCGMRQCKVSFAGLTIGVALALGALVLCPGPSPAEYHPSGAASPNGAPGPGQEITGRDGAAMILVPAGSFWMGSTRAEVDLVIQDCRTNQELDEATCVGWYEDEMPRHKVSLDAFYLDVHEVTNRLFAQFTAATGYLTTAEREGWAKAWVQGRGLVAVKGASWRQPEGGDTPILPHRDQHPVVSVSWEDANAYCFWAGKRLPTESEWEYAARAGTHTLFWWGDEEPRERKVGNIADESARQLIGGIVHGYTDGFPRTSPIGSFEPNPWGLHGMIGNVAEWTHDWYGGSYKKEQEHNPQGPATGQYKVIRGGSWANGALRARSANRDWDTPIYRHDTVGLRCAMSLPK, translated from the coding sequence ATGAAGCGGCGTCCGCCATCGTTCGATCCCTGTCGGGTGAGCGTCGCGTGGAAAAATCGGGATCAGCCTACCTGGGCCAGTGGCAAAAGACCAGCCTCTTGTATGCGGCGTCGGATTCTTTTACTCTCTCTCAAACGATCGCCGGCGGTCACAGGGGCGGACGATGAGACAGCGGATCGGTGCGGCATGAGACAGTGCAAGGTCTCCTTCGCGGGCCTGACAATCGGAGTGGCGTTGGCGCTCGGCGCCCTGGTCTTGTGTCCCGGACCCAGTCCTGCGGAATACCATCCGAGCGGAGCTGCGTCTCCCAATGGCGCACCGGGTCCGGGTCAGGAGATTACGGGACGGGATGGAGCCGCCATGATCCTGGTGCCGGCCGGTTCCTTTTGGATGGGGAGTACGAGGGCCGAGGTGGATCTGGTGATCCAGGACTGCCGCACGAACCAGGAACTGGATGAGGCGACCTGCGTGGGTTGGTATGAAGACGAAATGCCCCGGCACAAGGTCTCGCTCGACGCCTTTTATCTGGATGTGCATGAAGTGACCAATCGTCTGTTTGCCCAGTTCACCGCCGCCACCGGCTACCTGACCACCGCCGAGCGGGAGGGCTGGGCCAAGGCCTGGGTGCAGGGCCGGGGGCTGGTGGCGGTGAAGGGCGCCAGTTGGCGGCAGCCGGAGGGGGGCGACACGCCGATCCTGCCCCATCGTGATCAGCACCCGGTCGTGTCCGTGTCCTGGGAAGACGCCAATGCCTATTGCTTTTGGGCGGGGAAGCGGTTGCCGACCGAATCGGAGTGGGAATATGCGGCGAGGGCCGGCACCCACACCCTCTTCTGGTGGGGCGATGAAGAGCCCCGCGAACGGAAGGTGGGGAACATCGCCGACGAATCGGCGCGGCAGCTGATCGGTGGGATCGTCCATGGGTACACGGACGGCTTCCCACGGACCTCGCCGATCGGTTCCTTCGAACCTAATCCCTGGGGCCTGCACGGCATGATCGGGAACGTGGCCGAGTGGACCCACGACTGGTACGGAGGGAGTTACAAGAAAGAGCAGGAGCACAATCCCCAAGGGCCGGCTACCGGCCAGTACAAAGTGATCCGCGGCGGTTCCTGGGCCAACGGGGCGCTGCGCGCCCGTTCCGCCAACCGCGACTGGGACACGCCCATCTACCGCCACGACACGGTGGGCTTGCGCTGCGCGATGAGCCTGCCGAAGTAG
- a CDS encoding ribulose 1,5-bisphosphate carboxylase large subunit, with product MADAASFQFSGQRFTVEYRLSGTEAEARTKAASVCNDQTVEAPDKIIPAGMIREQILGRVERFTSAAGSSLAAISYPIELLGQDCAQLLNVLFGISSLRPGIRVERLEIPEAAVQAKDWPGPRFGRNGLRDLVGTPVRPLVCGVLKLLGLSPTALADLAYQFALGGLDIIKDDQGLADQPFCPFEERVARCAEAVAKANQETGRHCLYLAHVTGRWETMKQQALYAKRAGAGGLLVCPGLAGFDALRDLALDDAIALPILSHPALLGSFVTQADSGIAPTVLFGQLPRLAGADASLYPIYHAGFPVTRDDCRAIAKACGESWGHLKPIFPTAAGRMGFERVLEMCEFYGQDLLFIVGSSIQQHRAGLVKACRLFMDEVARSTQQAAPK from the coding sequence ATGGCGGACGCCGCTTCATTCCAGTTCTCCGGACAGCGTTTCACCGTTGAATACCGTCTGAGCGGGACGGAGGCGGAAGCGCGCACGAAAGCGGCCTCGGTCTGCAACGATCAGACGGTCGAGGCGCCCGACAAGATCATTCCGGCGGGCATGATCCGCGAACAGATTCTGGGGCGGGTGGAACGGTTCACCAGCGCGGCCGGCTCATCGCTCGCCGCCATCAGCTATCCGATCGAGCTGCTCGGCCAGGACTGCGCCCAACTGCTCAACGTCCTGTTCGGCATCAGCAGCCTCAGGCCCGGCATCCGCGTGGAACGGCTGGAGATCCCCGAGGCGGCGGTGCAGGCGAAAGACTGGCCCGGGCCGCGCTTCGGCCGGAACGGGTTGCGCGACCTCGTCGGCACCCCCGTCCGTCCGTTGGTCTGCGGCGTGCTCAAACTGCTCGGCTTGTCCCCGACGGCATTGGCCGACCTGGCCTATCAGTTTGCTCTGGGCGGACTCGACATCATTAAAGACGACCAGGGCCTCGCCGACCAACCCTTTTGCCCATTCGAAGAGCGAGTGGCGCGTTGCGCCGAGGCCGTGGCCAAAGCCAATCAGGAAACCGGCCGGCACTGCCTCTATCTGGCACACGTGACCGGCCGCTGGGAGACGATGAAACAGCAAGCCTTGTACGCGAAGCGCGCCGGCGCCGGGGGCCTGCTGGTCTGCCCGGGGTTGGCCGGGTTCGATGCCCTGCGCGACCTCGCGCTGGATGACGCCATCGCGCTCCCGATCCTGAGTCACCCGGCCCTGCTCGGAAGTTTTGTCACACAGGCCGACAGTGGAATAGCCCCGACGGTCCTCTTCGGCCAGCTCCCCCGGCTGGCGGGCGCCGATGCCAGCTTGTACCCGATCTACCATGCGGGGTTTCCGGTCACGCGGGACGACTGCCGGGCCATTGCCAAGGCTTGCGGCGAATCCTGGGGCCATCTGAAGCCGATCTTCCCCACGGCCGCAGGCCGCATGGGCTTCGAGCGGGTGCTCGAGATGTGCGAGTTCTACGGGCAGGACTTGCTCTTCATTGTGGGCAGCAGCATCCAGCAGCATCGGGCCGGACTGGTCAAGGCCTGCCGGCTGTTCATGGACGAGGTCGCCCGCTCTACCCAACAGGCTGCGCCAAAATAG
- a CDS encoding B12-binding domain-containing radical SAM protein — MHSPSLLLIIPPLTQLNTPYPSTAYLTGFLRSRGYRVAQADVGIEMVLALFSRAGLTLVFDRISRAQGKLPGEARQMLALRDAYLNTIDALVEFLQGRNPTLAPLICQGRFLPQGPRFAAAGGADLGSSAHSMDQAKRWATMYLEDLADLVQATVAPQFALSRYAEQVGTSASSFEQIARALAKPPSLTDQLMLDSLWRHVDEVHPTIVGLTVPFPGNLYGAFRIAQALKAGRPEITIVLGGGYANTELRRLADPRCFDYVDAVTLDDGERPLLCLLEYLSGAREQGLLRRTFLRSGDKVVWQDGAEEPDVTMEAVGTPTYDGLPLDRYISILDTLNPMHRLWSDGHWNKLTVAHGCYWKQCTFCDVGLDYIGRYEAAPSAILADRIEALIAETGKRGFHFVDEAAPPAGLKGLALTLLERGQTISWWGNIRFEEAFTPDLCRLLAASGCIAVSAGLEAASDRLLAEMKKGITVDQTARVAVAFHEAGILVHAYLMYGLPGETVQETVESLERVRQLFAQGLIQSAFWHKFTATAHSPIGLAPAAHGIRVTGPRFDGFAENDLTHRDPHGSAPDWLGAGLRRATLNFIEGKGLTANVQSWFDKSVEKPKVRRNWASLALAGRAREDDPTAERRIVWTGGTPAVETLRGTSRRVILPGRTDDAELRLEAEKAAWLVGLIREATPARNKQGEGYPSLKDVRAAYPLGGPRAFDALLRSAAWRQARAIGLLLV, encoded by the coding sequence ATGCATTCTCCCTCACTGCTCCTCATCATCCCGCCGCTGACGCAACTCAACACCCCCTATCCGTCCACCGCGTACCTGACCGGCTTCCTCCGGTCGCGCGGCTATCGAGTCGCGCAAGCCGACGTCGGGATTGAAATGGTCCTGGCCCTTTTCTCCCGGGCCGGGCTGACGCTGGTGTTCGACCGCATCAGCCGCGCACAGGGCAAGCTGCCGGGAGAAGCCCGTCAGATGCTGGCGCTGCGGGATGCTTACCTAAATACGATCGACGCGCTCGTCGAATTTCTGCAGGGCCGCAATCCGACCCTGGCTCCGTTGATCTGCCAAGGCCGGTTCCTGCCGCAAGGCCCCAGATTCGCAGCCGCCGGCGGAGCCGACTTGGGCTCCTCGGCTCACTCCATGGACCAGGCCAAACGATGGGCGACAATGTACTTGGAGGATCTGGCCGACCTCGTCCAGGCGACCGTGGCGCCCCAGTTTGCCTTGAGCCGTTATGCCGAGCAGGTCGGGACCTCGGCTTCCTCGTTCGAGCAAATCGCGCGGGCGCTGGCCAAGCCGCCCAGCCTGACGGATCAGCTCATGCTGGATTCTCTGTGGCGGCATGTTGACGAGGTCCATCCAACCATCGTCGGACTCACCGTGCCCTTTCCCGGCAACCTCTATGGAGCCTTCCGGATTGCACAGGCGCTGAAAGCCGGCCGGCCCGAGATTACCATCGTCCTAGGGGGCGGCTATGCGAACACGGAACTGCGGCGCCTGGCCGATCCCCGCTGCTTCGACTATGTGGACGCCGTCACCCTGGATGACGGCGAACGTCCCTTGCTTTGCCTGCTTGAATATCTGTCGGGTGCCCGCGAGCAAGGTTTGTTGCGCCGGACGTTTCTTCGATCCGGCGACAAGGTCGTCTGGCAGGACGGAGCAGAAGAACCGGACGTGACCATGGAAGCAGTCGGCACGCCGACCTACGATGGGCTGCCGCTGGACCGATACATTTCCATCCTGGACACGCTGAACCCGATGCACCGGCTCTGGTCGGACGGGCATTGGAACAAGCTCACGGTCGCGCACGGCTGCTATTGGAAGCAATGTACCTTCTGCGATGTGGGGCTGGACTACATCGGCCGCTACGAGGCGGCGCCCAGCGCCATCCTGGCGGACCGGATCGAGGCCCTGATCGCCGAGACCGGGAAGCGTGGGTTCCACTTCGTGGACGAGGCGGCCCCGCCGGCCGGCTTGAAAGGACTGGCGCTAACACTGCTCGAACGGGGCCAAACGATCAGTTGGTGGGGCAACATCCGCTTCGAAGAAGCCTTCACGCCGGACCTCTGCCGACTGCTCGCCGCCTCCGGCTGCATCGCCGTGAGCGCCGGGCTGGAAGCGGCCTCGGACCGACTGCTGGCCGAGATGAAAAAGGGCATCACCGTGGATCAGACCGCAAGGGTCGCCGTGGCCTTTCACGAGGCCGGCATCCTGGTCCATGCCTACCTCATGTACGGTCTGCCGGGCGAGACAGTTCAGGAAACGGTGGAGAGTCTGGAGCGGGTCCGGCAATTGTTCGCTCAGGGATTGATCCAGTCGGCCTTCTGGCACAAGTTCACGGCCACGGCGCACAGTCCGATCGGCTTGGCCCCTGCAGCCCACGGCATCCGGGTCACCGGCCCGCGCTTCGACGGTTTTGCCGAAAACGACCTGACCCATCGGGACCCCCATGGCTCTGCGCCGGACTGGCTGGGGGCCGGGCTGCGGAGGGCCACGTTGAACTTTATTGAAGGCAAGGGCCTCACGGCCAACGTGCAAAGCTGGTTCGATAAGTCGGTCGAGAAGCCGAAGGTCCGTCGCAACTGGGCCAGCCTGGCCCTGGCCGGAAGAGCACGAGAAGATGATCCGACGGCGGAACGACGGATCGTCTGGACCGGCGGGACCCCGGCGGTGGAAACGTTACGAGGAACGAGCCGACGCGTGATTCTCCCCGGCAGGACGGACGATGCGGAGCTTCGACTGGAGGCAGAGAAGGCCGCTTGGTTAGTCGGGTTGATCCGCGAGGCCACGCCTGCCCGTAACAAGCAGGGCGAGGGCTACCCCTCGCTCAAAGACGTGCGCGCCGCCTATCCGTTGGGCGGGCCCCGCGCTTTCGACGCGCTGCTTCGCTCCGCCGCCTGGCGGCAAGCGCGAGCCATCGGGTTGTTGCTCGTCTAG
- a CDS encoding peroxiredoxin: protein MALRLGDEAPNFTAETTAGPINFHQWLGDGWGILFSHPKDFTPVCTTELGYMAKLSGEFKKRNVKVLAISVDPLESHKGWIGDINETQGCQVSYPLIADPEKKVAMLYDMIHPNAMDNMTVRSVFVIGPDKKVKLMLTYPASCGRNFDELLRVVDSLQLTAKFKVATPVNWKDGQDCIITPAVSDAEAKTLFPKGFKAVKPYLRITPQPNK, encoded by the coding sequence ATGGCACTACGATTGGGCGATGAGGCGCCGAACTTTACGGCGGAGACGACAGCGGGGCCCATTAATTTTCATCAGTGGTTGGGCGACGGCTGGGGCATCCTGTTCTCGCACCCCAAGGATTTCACGCCGGTTTGCACGACCGAATTGGGCTACATGGCCAAGCTGTCGGGCGAATTCAAGAAGCGGAACGTGAAGGTTCTGGCGATCAGCGTGGACCCGCTGGAGTCCCACAAGGGCTGGATCGGGGATATCAACGAGACGCAGGGGTGCCAGGTGAGCTATCCGCTGATCGCGGACCCGGAGAAGAAAGTGGCGATGCTCTACGACATGATCCATCCGAACGCGATGGACAACATGACCGTGCGGTCGGTGTTCGTCATCGGGCCGGACAAGAAGGTCAAGCTCATGCTCACCTATCCGGCCTCCTGCGGGCGGAACTTCGACGAGCTGCTGCGGGTGGTGGATTCGCTGCAGCTCACCGCCAAGTTCAAGGTGGCGACGCCGGTGAATTGGAAGGACGGCCAGGACTGCATCATTACCCCGGCCGTATCCGACGCGGAAGCCAAGACCCTGTTCCCCAAGGGCTTCAAAGCGGTGAAGCCGTATCTGCGCATCACGCCGCAGCCGAACAAGTAA